One Denticeps clupeoides chromosome 3, fDenClu1.1, whole genome shotgun sequence DNA window includes the following coding sequences:
- the LOC114786990 gene encoding uncharacterized protein LOC114786990 isoform X2: protein MDFSPDSRHVQPGRRRGIPQLSLSDLVSTGSPWVKTLSFSPAGPTDVLSPETNLSMNRNTLAVLGSQCETPKRESVSEKIPSSAPDASSYAVSCQGVGHDSPGPVNPDDVELGFERALQETTEARAVSPPSLHSSNNMAIRRINSLLCSSGNGQTLYCSTSD, encoded by the exons ATGGACTTCAGCCCGGACAGCCGTCACGTCCAGCCTGGCCGAAGACGCGGAATCCCTCAGCTCTCGCTGTCGGATTTGGTGTCCACGGGCTCCCCGTGGGTCAAAACTCTGTCCTTCTCCCCCGCTGGACCCACGGACGTGCTGTCGCCCGAGACTAATTTGTCCATGAACAGGAACACCCTGGCAGTTCTCGGAAG tcAATGTGAAACCCCCAAGCGGGAAAGCGTCTCCGAAAAGATTCCTTCATCTGCTCCAGATGCCTCATCTTATGCAG TTTCCTGTCAAGGGGTTGGTCACGACTCCCCTGGTCCTGTGAATCCAGATGATGTGGAGTTGGG GTTTGAAAGAGCCCTTCAGGAGACCACTGAGGCTCGTGCTGtttctcccccctcccttcATTCTAGCAATAACATGGCCATCAGAAGGATTAATTCCCTACTG TGTTCCAGTGGGAATGGCCAGACTCTATACTGCTCCACTAGTGACTGA
- the r3hcc1l gene encoding coiled-coil domain-containing protein R3HCC1L, producing the protein MAEHQAMEGRKKPQPQPKKAAQALNVPEGRPREAGQAGGAQLKHYPQNNPQDAAEKKTKPHPRYTDKARRNNTKNKKDKGGGKTNAENTSRPSDDGICVKDGDSKQRDDDKEETRRDQGDTGNTGTFREDVVTSCEHGSPSAADVAAPENEEEGESWDTLFNDDGDCLEHHLLEEISGNVGHKKPSVQEPRFDYYNWSPEEEVELSEDELSHIVEIYDFPAEFKTEDLLRAFQSYQQRGFDIKWVDDTHALGLFSSPIAAREALRSKHIIMKVRPLSKASAATKAMAHGCSDIFLPAKERPQTSSALAHRLVTGALGVRSPRSVAEREAEKKKLRDAREQKRLAAQQREDAWEGR; encoded by the exons ATGGCTGAGCACCAAGCGATGGAGGGGAGGAAAAAGCCACAGCCTCAGCCCAAAAAGGCAGCCCAGGCTCTCAATGTGCCGGAAGGAAGACCGCGCGAAGCTGGACAAGCTGGGGGTGCCCAGCTGAAGCATTACCCCCAAAATAACCCCCAAGACGCGGCGGAGAAGAAAACAAAACCTCACCCGCGTTACACTGACAAGGCCAGGAGAAACAACACGAAGAATAAGAAAGACAAGGGGGGCGGTAAGACAAACGCCGAGAATACGTCACGTCCCTCAGATGACGGTATCTGCGTCAAGGATGGGGACTCGAAGCAAAGGGATGACGACAAAGAGGAGACACGGAGAGACCAAGGAGACACAGGGAATACGGGAACATTCCGGGAAGACGTCGTGACCTCCTGCGAGCATGGAAGCCCGTCTGCTGCTGACGTGGCTGCGCCAGAGAACGAGGAGGAAGGGGAGAGCTGGGACACACTGTTCAACGATGACGGCGATTGCTTGGAGCACCACTTGCTCGAAGAG ATCTCTGGAAATGTGGGACATAAGAAACCGTCTGTTCAGGAGCCTCGGTTTGATTATTACAACTGGTCCCCAGAAGAGGAGGTGGAGCTCAGCGAAGATGAACTTTCACACATTGTGGAGATATATGACTTCCCTGCAGAGTTCAAGACGGAAGATTTGCTCCGTGCTTTCCAGTCGTATCA GCAGAGGGGGTTTGATATAAAGTGGGTGGATGACACGCACGCCCTCGGTCTCTTCAGCAGTCCCATTGCAG CTCGAGAGGCACTGCGGTCCAAGCACATCATAATGAAGGTGCGGCCTCTCTCCAAAGCCTCCGCTGCCACTAAAGCCATGGCGCACGGCTGCTCAG acATTTTCCTCCCGGCTAAGGAGAGACCACAGACGAGTTCGGCTTTGGCCCACAGGTTGGTGACCGGAGCGCTGGGAGTCCGGAGTCCCAGGAGCGTAGCGGAGCGGGAAGCAGAGAAGAAGAAGCTCCGGGATGCCAGAG
- the LOC114786990 gene encoding uncharacterized protein LOC114786990 isoform X1 has protein sequence MDFSPDSRHVQPGRRRGIPQLSLSDLVSTGSPWVKTLSFSPAGPTDVLSPETNLSMNRNTLAVLGSQCETPKRESVSEKIPSSAPDASSYAVSCQGVGHDSPGPVNPDDVELGFERALQETTEARAVSPPSLHSSNNMAIRRINSLLVDFEGGIPIGHLHLYKETSDDVQEVPRVCWALTILGDPQGPWRSARSSVGDLIRVSCCFV, from the exons ATGGACTTCAGCCCGGACAGCCGTCACGTCCAGCCTGGCCGAAGACGCGGAATCCCTCAGCTCTCGCTGTCGGATTTGGTGTCCACGGGCTCCCCGTGGGTCAAAACTCTGTCCTTCTCCCCCGCTGGACCCACGGACGTGCTGTCGCCCGAGACTAATTTGTCCATGAACAGGAACACCCTGGCAGTTCTCGGAAG tcAATGTGAAACCCCCAAGCGGGAAAGCGTCTCCGAAAAGATTCCTTCATCTGCTCCAGATGCCTCATCTTATGCAG TTTCCTGTCAAGGGGTTGGTCACGACTCCCCTGGTCCTGTGAATCCAGATGATGTGGAGTTGGG GTTTGAAAGAGCCCTTCAGGAGACCACTGAGGCTCGTGCTGtttctcccccctcccttcATTCTAGCAATAACATGGCCATCAGAAGGATTAATTCCCTACTG gttgacttcgagGGAGGAAtccctattggtcacctccacctatataaagagacttcggatgatgttcaggaggtccccagggtctgctggGCCCTTACTATTTTGGGAGatccccagggtccatggagatctgcaaggagctctgttggggatctcattcgtgtgtcttgttgctttgtgtga